The Hugenholtzia roseola DSM 9546 genome segment CATAGACCCGCCCTACAACACAGGGAGCGACGGCTTTGTCTATCAAGACGACAGAAAATTTACCGCAAAAGAGCTACAAAACCTAACCGGAATCAGCGAAGAACGCGCCAAACGCATTTTAGATTTTACGCAAAGCAAAAGCAATAGCCATTCCGCTTGGCTTACCTTTATGTACCCACGCCTTTACCTTGCCAAACAGCTGCTCAAAGACGATGGCGTAATTTTCGTTTCAATAGACGACAACGAAGTGGCACAACTAAGGCTGCTAATGGACGAAATTTTTGGGGAAGAGAATTTTGTGGCGGAATTTGTGTGGAAATCTTCTACTGCTGGTGGCATAAGAAGTAAATATGTTAATAATTGTCATGAGTATTGTTTATGTTATACAAAAAATATAAATTTTTTAGAAATATTTTATGCACCACTATCAGAAAAAGCAGTTAAACAATATAACAAAATTGACGATAAGGGAATTTATCGCGAAAAAGACTTTTCTTGGAAAAATGACTCAAAAGGAGAAAATCAAAAATATTTAATAAAGTGTCCAGATGGAGAATTAGTCAAGCCTCAAGAGGGATATTTGTTTAGGTTTATCAAAGAAACTTTTGAAGAAAACTTAAAATTAAATAATGTTATTTTTAAAAAAACATCAACAAGTCCTTTAATTAAAGAAAATGGGGAGCAGGCGAATTGGAACATATACATTAAAAAATATTTAGGAGATGCGAAAGGTGCGCCTTCTTCTGTAATTCCAGAAAATATAGGCTTGTCAAGTTTGGGGACAAATCGAATACAAGAAATTTTTAAAGAAAGAATTTTTCAAAATTCAAAATCTACGGAATATATAAAGTATTTAACTTCGATAGGCTCAAACCCTACCGACGTTATCCTCGATTTCTTTGCGGGCAGCGGCACTACAGGTGATGCGGTGATGCAGCTCAATGCGGAAGATGGGGGCAGCAGACAATTTATTTTGGTTCAGCTTCCCGAAGCGATAGACAAAAAGA includes the following:
- a CDS encoding site-specific DNA-methyltransferase, with amino-acid sequence MSQTQNTTNQIKAVSEVEALKKHFPHYFDKDGKFDFEKFRANLEQKEVNFSAESYRLEWLGKSYARLLASDAATTLLKPNSLHNSQQQNAQNLLLKGDNLEVLKHLAQAYYQKVKMIYIDPPYNTGSDGFVYQDDRKFTAKELQNLTGISEERAKRILDFTQSKSNSHSAWLTFMYPRLYLAKQLLKDDGVIFVSIDDNEVAQLRLLMDEIFGEENFVAEFVWKSSTAGGIRSKYVNNCHEYCLCYTKNINFLEIFYAPLSEKAVKQYNKIDDKGIYREKDFSWKNDSKGENQKYLIKCPDGELVKPQEGYLFRFIKETFEENLKLNNVIFKKTSTSPLIKENGEQANWNIYIKKYLGDAKGAPSSVIPENIGLSSLGTNRIQEIFKERIFQNSKSTEYIKYLTSIGSNPTDVILDFFAGSGTTGDAVMQLNAEDGGSRQFILVQLPEAIDKKKNKTAFDFVKNELKAEPTIFEITRERLLRAAKKINAGLDKKIEQLGSELPTDETKAEIAKLEAQKARNGFKIFETLPLWEDYDFEASGFDASQTLFDAGKLTEDDLQALLTTWKTYDGMALTEDLESVYLLDYQGFYGSDKLYLMHKDFTTEHLKALLEKIDADKNFNPASVICFGYHFESARLRELAENVKSYSNKKSIEIDFITRY